One Stenotrophomonas maltophilia DNA window includes the following coding sequences:
- a CDS encoding M48 family metallopeptidase — MRNDPFSRSPQGPQRRGLFGNIRWWVLLLAAGYAVFYWFSNRTVDPYTGEKVMIDSSLDARQETALGLQAYQQILSQERPMDPNAPIARDVRDIAQRLIAKVDVVETALAQEHGVQPAHFARDFQWEVNVIPSEQANAFCLPGGKMAVYTGLVPVARTRDAMAVVMGHEIAHALLRHGAQRMAQQKLTQIGQMAGAASGMDAQQQQMMMSAMGYGYLLPYARSHETQADEVGLMLAAAACFDPREAVPLWQRMGQASGGQSPPEFASTHPNPGTRIQNLQALMPKALEYRQKFCEQAK, encoded by the coding sequence ATGCGCAACGATCCTTTCTCCCGCTCGCCGCAAGGCCCGCAACGGCGCGGCCTGTTCGGCAACATCCGCTGGTGGGTGTTGCTGCTGGCGGCCGGTTATGCGGTGTTCTACTGGTTTTCCAACCGCACGGTGGACCCCTATACCGGCGAGAAGGTGATGATCGACAGCAGCCTGGACGCGCGCCAGGAGACCGCTTTGGGGCTGCAGGCGTACCAGCAGATACTGTCGCAGGAACGGCCGATGGATCCGAACGCACCGATCGCGCGCGACGTGCGCGACATCGCCCAGCGGCTGATCGCCAAGGTCGACGTGGTGGAGACCGCGCTGGCACAGGAGCATGGCGTGCAACCGGCGCACTTCGCGCGGGATTTCCAGTGGGAAGTGAATGTGATCCCGTCCGAGCAGGCCAATGCGTTCTGCCTGCCGGGCGGCAAGATGGCCGTTTACACAGGGCTGGTACCGGTGGCGCGTACGCGCGATGCGATGGCGGTGGTGATGGGCCACGAGATCGCCCATGCACTGCTGCGCCATGGTGCACAGCGCATGGCCCAGCAGAAGCTCACCCAGATCGGGCAGATGGCCGGCGCCGCCAGCGGCATGGACGCGCAGCAGCAACAGATGATGATGTCGGCGATGGGCTACGGTTACCTGTTGCCGTATGCGCGCAGTCACGAGACCCAGGCCGATGAAGTGGGATTGATGCTGGCCGCAGCGGCGTGCTTCGATCCCCGCGAGGCGGTGCCGCTGTGGCAGCGGATGGGCCAGGCCAGTGGGGGCCAGTCGCCGCCGGAGTTCGCCTCCACCCACCCGAACCCGGGTACCCGCATCCAGAACCTGCAGGCGCTGATGCCGAAGGCCCTCGAGTACCGGCAGAAGTTCTGCGAGCAGGCAAAGTAG